One Streptomyces sp. SAI-135 DNA segment encodes these proteins:
- a CDS encoding GNAT family N-acetyltransferase, with protein sequence MEDMGAERVTEAVADAVAVLRKAVDRDWAGVPAGRLEWSCLQTAEHIAGDLIAYAGQLAGRAQEAYVPFEISLDDGTGAEGALHVIETTGVLFAATLRTTPREVRAFHPYPFRSANRTGFAAMGVAEVLLHAHDIAEGLGLAYGPPAHLPEYVLTRIFPEVQPGPDPWRTLLWATGRGELPGRAPRTGWRWSNNLVLSTDRLTLQGVTPASAAELAAGGDGDFDWVEDGPFEGTREAAGMTLKAYEAGVHRPEFGLFVLVRREDGRAIGGMGFHGAPDEDGRAEVGYDLAESARGRGYATEALRALSDWALARDDVRSLCATIEPDNAASQRVIARAGYTRATTEEEQAYGELETGLRLYVLAGGADD encoded by the coding sequence ATGGAAGACATGGGCGCGGAACGGGTGACGGAGGCCGTCGCGGACGCGGTGGCGGTCCTGCGGAAGGCGGTGGACCGCGACTGGGCCGGGGTGCCGGCCGGCCGGCTGGAGTGGAGCTGCCTCCAGACGGCCGAGCACATCGCGGGCGATCTGATCGCGTACGCGGGGCAGTTGGCGGGCCGGGCCCAGGAGGCGTACGTCCCCTTCGAGATCTCCCTGGACGACGGCACCGGCGCCGAGGGCGCACTCCACGTGATCGAGACGACCGGTGTCCTGTTCGCCGCGACCCTGCGCACCACCCCGCGCGAGGTCCGCGCCTTCCACCCGTACCCCTTCCGCAGCGCCAACCGCACGGGCTTCGCCGCGATGGGCGTCGCCGAGGTGCTGCTGCACGCCCACGACATCGCCGAGGGCCTGGGCCTGGCGTACGGACCCCCCGCCCATCTCCCCGAGTACGTGCTGACCCGGATCTTCCCCGAGGTCCAGCCGGGCCCCGACCCCTGGCGCACCCTGCTGTGGGCCACCGGACGCGGCGAGCTCCCCGGTCGTGCCCCGCGCACCGGGTGGCGCTGGAGCAACAACCTCGTCCTGTCCACCGACCGCCTGACCCTCCAGGGCGTCACCCCCGCCTCCGCCGCCGAACTGGCCGCGGGCGGCGACGGCGACTTCGACTGGGTCGAGGACGGCCCCTTCGAGGGCACCCGCGAGGCCGCCGGCATGACCCTCAAGGCGTACGAGGCGGGCGTCCACCGCCCGGAGTTCGGCCTCTTCGTCCTCGTACGACGGGAGGACGGCCGTGCGATCGGCGGCATGGGCTTCCACGGCGCCCCGGACGAGGACGGCCGCGCGGAGGTCGGCTACGACCTCGCCGAGAGCGCCCGCGGCCGGGGCTACGCCACGGAGGCCCTGCGCGCCCTGTCCGACTGGGCCCTGGCCCGCGACGACGTACGCAGCCTCTGCGCCACCATCGAACCCGACAACGCCGCCTCCCAGCGCGTGATCGCCCGAGCCGGATACACCCGCGCGACCACGGAGGAGGAGCAGGCGTACGGCGAACTGGAGACGGGACTGCGGCTGTACGTCCTCGCGGGCGGGGCCGACGACTGA
- a CDS encoding caspase family protein — protein MPQHKALLIGASDYSDIPGFSDLDFVRDDLHRLREVLTGRGFQAEVLEHRRGITQNTVRGAVHRFLGEARSGDTLLIVLSGHGIHIEGKDYLVPEDAPNAEPFTDGCVEIGWLREVEKSAAERVVFLIDACREGRAPDTKSIPGTRPWRAPEIVSTLRRKVAYVHACAKPQVALFVRDTDVVRPGFEVGTQQGESFSLFSRAVADVVAADPHALGLREFFRQVQERVDSYHQAYGKAGRPQQVKVTCESAAGDRDFLLLPGTERRTEAHPWVRNVDDYPWHRSPEGPAREAVKDVCRVLAERLAATYDRAAGALGDDPWHDPALAERAHKRLGFLVGQLAKEVSLSPTEAALVFLFPLVTQTFWAQEAAQRVGVLTPDASADGPDHHSFDKFAQGFPRLKRRLRALEHHKTGDDSVRRIRWWLFHRWLIKQPELYTAERLKSLLGDPPSDHDHPVWVADAVSGGRLAHLLREHRTAPFTMRRSAAAQLDGVQVPDDEHDVIAASSGDEHEVRSALVAALVKAAYAMAVDPVDLPEIVVEHMGVHDSVDPTALLNTVQCSDWRVSGLGRSLNAVCTHPAVQVALREHAGRVDVLLRDINRGGIPALAPLRTLPPYADGSRVRLDGNTPDQLSDGIRFQLAEDRVQELLMGEELYGESELAVRELYQNALDALRYRDCRTQYLRHTGRTVAAWEGRIEFVQGVRSDGRAYLECRDNGIGMGITELSTVFSQGGARFVDLPEYVEEQAAWAQLPDPKPELHPNSRFGIGVLSYFMLADEIVVQTCRMGRDGRPGRLLQVTIAGPGNFFRVEDLGPGDDSGTRVRLLLSKERRSVSCVNALEEVLWVAPYRTSATHGARSREWLPGELSPSILELYSGAVHTHKGHALCVPSNDTGIWWIGGDGVLLADGLMAEPAYSDRVYGAVVNLEGERTPELTVDRKNVRAYDKDHVMERMAAAIPSLTTHGTELLGPTWLEDVSQWSVAFADQVAEHAREAGLQWQLQDDVSVPFADVGFFPPDIDLLPLVTGRYRHPDPSGLSSYFFALPPSVLRWRLRTLYAAGLGGQVALPADDHPGAQWARPSDLLLLTGADKFFRWRMHREDWLRGPLGSSAFAHRRPSQQLASTGAISLGTLTRWRDPAVPLSAADSFELSERTGRSPAEVAERMTMLGYRVEPLLGCGAAEHSDLPLLRPLGDPKGWLAPGATLSPAQICVSAARAVRTTLWAAQRLGELGFRVPTVFPVREQWSEEECKVIEQLWSWYDTPPSPEEAAHLSLAQLAAVAYTTDLPLRFVTEFLGGIGFALPPDATGLPELTDDDRALLAQEPLVDREVPLRYVAAAARRLGQPARVLADRLRELGYNVPEVPEDDLLPSREDIKFLGTGANLADPGRPVSLLGVAGAARRADIALADAVTRLTALGYCFAFEPEVLSPLREQDAQALYFGLQEAPEEFGPVSADVVRAAAQHTGRRHAEVADSLTAMGYEVTPPTPEWNRERQLEEVLVSALRNPVGRPLIPYDGSVSLVTLAVTAMRAGTSLREAAETATALGVRHEAETWFTPAPEESPAPSAAATPPPSATAPPPGC, from the coding sequence ATGCCACAGCACAAGGCGCTGCTCATAGGGGCGAGCGACTACTCCGACATTCCGGGTTTCAGCGACCTCGACTTCGTTCGCGACGACCTTCATCGGCTGCGTGAAGTCCTGACGGGCCGCGGCTTCCAGGCAGAGGTCCTGGAGCACCGGCGCGGCATCACGCAGAACACCGTGCGGGGCGCCGTGCACCGGTTCCTCGGCGAAGCGCGTTCCGGAGACACGCTGCTCATCGTGCTGAGCGGGCACGGAATCCACATCGAGGGCAAGGACTACCTGGTCCCGGAGGACGCTCCCAACGCCGAGCCGTTCACCGACGGATGTGTGGAGATCGGCTGGCTCAGGGAAGTGGAGAAGTCCGCCGCGGAACGTGTCGTCTTCCTGATCGACGCCTGCCGGGAGGGCAGGGCGCCGGACACCAAGTCGATACCGGGCACCCGCCCCTGGCGGGCTCCCGAGATCGTCAGCACCCTGCGCCGCAAGGTCGCTTACGTCCACGCCTGCGCGAAACCGCAGGTCGCGCTGTTCGTGAGGGACACGGACGTCGTCCGGCCAGGTTTCGAGGTGGGGACCCAGCAAGGCGAGTCGTTCAGTCTCTTCTCCCGTGCCGTCGCGGACGTGGTCGCCGCCGATCCGCACGCACTCGGCCTGCGGGAGTTCTTCAGGCAGGTACAGGAGCGGGTCGACAGCTACCACCAGGCGTACGGCAAGGCCGGGCGGCCGCAACAGGTGAAGGTGACCTGCGAGTCGGCCGCCGGGGACCGGGACTTCCTCCTGCTGCCGGGCACCGAGCGGCGCACGGAGGCGCATCCCTGGGTCCGGAACGTCGACGACTACCCGTGGCACCGCAGCCCCGAGGGTCCGGCCCGGGAGGCCGTCAAGGACGTCTGCCGGGTACTGGCGGAGCGGCTGGCGGCGACGTACGACCGAGCGGCCGGGGCACTGGGCGACGATCCGTGGCATGACCCCGCCCTGGCCGAACGCGCTCACAAACGGTTGGGATTCCTGGTCGGTCAGCTGGCCAAGGAGGTGTCACTGTCGCCCACCGAGGCAGCGCTCGTCTTCCTGTTCCCGCTCGTCACCCAGACGTTCTGGGCTCAGGAGGCCGCCCAGCGCGTGGGGGTCCTCACCCCGGACGCATCGGCGGACGGCCCCGACCACCACAGCTTCGACAAGTTCGCCCAGGGGTTCCCCCGTCTGAAACGCCGACTGCGCGCCCTGGAACACCACAAGACCGGCGACGACTCGGTGCGGCGCATCAGGTGGTGGCTCTTCCACCGCTGGCTCATCAAGCAGCCCGAGCTGTACACGGCCGAACGGCTCAAGTCCCTTCTCGGTGACCCTCCCAGCGACCACGACCATCCGGTCTGGGTGGCCGACGCCGTCTCCGGGGGCCGACTGGCACACCTCCTGCGGGAACACCGCACCGCGCCGTTCACCATGCGCCGGTCCGCAGCGGCGCAGCTCGACGGAGTCCAGGTCCCGGACGACGAACACGACGTCATCGCGGCCAGTTCCGGTGACGAGCACGAGGTGCGCAGCGCCCTGGTGGCCGCCCTGGTCAAGGCGGCCTACGCGATGGCCGTCGACCCGGTCGACCTGCCCGAGATCGTCGTGGAGCACATGGGCGTCCACGACAGCGTCGACCCCACCGCCCTGCTCAACACCGTGCAGTGCTCGGACTGGCGGGTCTCGGGGCTTGGCCGCTCACTGAACGCGGTGTGCACCCATCCCGCAGTCCAGGTGGCCCTGCGCGAGCACGCGGGCCGCGTCGACGTCCTGCTGCGGGACATCAATCGCGGCGGTATCCCCGCCCTGGCCCCGCTGCGCACCCTCCCGCCCTACGCCGACGGCAGCCGAGTGCGTCTCGACGGCAACACCCCGGACCAGCTCTCGGACGGCATCCGTTTCCAGTTGGCCGAGGACCGTGTGCAGGAACTGCTCATGGGCGAGGAGCTGTACGGCGAGAGCGAACTGGCCGTTCGCGAGCTGTACCAGAACGCGCTGGACGCGCTCCGCTACCGCGACTGCCGCACGCAGTACCTGCGGCACACGGGCCGGACCGTCGCCGCCTGGGAGGGCCGGATCGAGTTCGTCCAGGGCGTCCGCTCGGACGGCCGTGCCTATCTCGAATGCCGCGACAACGGCATCGGTATGGGCATCACCGAACTCAGCACCGTCTTCTCGCAGGGCGGCGCACGCTTCGTCGACCTTCCGGAATACGTCGAGGAGCAGGCGGCCTGGGCACAGCTGCCCGACCCGAAGCCGGAACTCCACCCGAACTCACGGTTCGGTATCGGCGTACTCAGCTATTTCATGCTCGCCGACGAGATCGTCGTGCAGACGTGCCGGATGGGTCGCGACGGGCGGCCCGGCAGGCTGCTCCAGGTGACCATCGCCGGGCCGGGAAACTTCTTCCGGGTGGAGGATCTCGGCCCCGGGGACGATTCCGGGACCAGGGTGCGGCTGCTGCTCAGCAAGGAGCGTCGGTCCGTGTCGTGCGTGAACGCCTTGGAGGAGGTCCTGTGGGTCGCCCCCTATCGCACCTCGGCGACGCATGGCGCGCGGTCACGCGAGTGGCTGCCGGGAGAGCTGTCCCCGAGCATCCTGGAGCTGTACTCGGGTGCGGTGCACACTCACAAGGGCCACGCGCTGTGCGTCCCGTCGAACGACACCGGCATCTGGTGGATCGGGGGCGACGGCGTCCTTCTGGCGGACGGTTTGATGGCGGAACCCGCCTACAGCGACAGGGTGTACGGCGCTGTCGTCAACCTGGAGGGCGAGCGCACGCCCGAACTCACCGTGGACCGCAAGAACGTACGCGCGTACGACAAGGACCACGTGATGGAGCGCATGGCTGCCGCCATCCCCAGTCTGACGACGCACGGGACCGAACTGCTGGGGCCGACCTGGCTGGAGGACGTGAGCCAGTGGTCGGTGGCCTTCGCCGACCAGGTGGCCGAGCACGCACGGGAAGCCGGTCTTCAGTGGCAGCTCCAGGACGACGTCTCCGTGCCTTTCGCCGACGTCGGCTTCTTCCCGCCGGACATCGATCTCCTGCCTCTCGTGACGGGCCGCTACCGCCATCCCGACCCGTCGGGACTCTCCTCGTACTTCTTCGCCCTGCCCCCGTCCGTTCTGCGGTGGCGCCTGAGAACGTTGTACGCGGCAGGGCTCGGGGGCCAGGTCGCCCTGCCGGCCGACGATCACCCCGGAGCCCAGTGGGCCCGCCCCTCCGATCTCCTGCTGCTGACCGGCGCCGACAAGTTCTTCCGTTGGCGCATGCACCGTGAGGACTGGCTGAGGGGGCCTCTGGGGAGTTCCGCGTTCGCCCACCGCAGACCGTCCCAGCAACTGGCGAGCACCGGAGCGATCAGCCTGGGCACGCTGACCCGCTGGCGTGATCCCGCTGTCCCACTCAGCGCGGCGGACAGCTTCGAACTGAGCGAGAGGACCGGGCGCTCGCCGGCGGAGGTCGCCGAGCGGATGACCATGCTCGGCTACCGTGTGGAACCGCTGCTGGGGTGCGGTGCCGCGGAACACTCCGATCTGCCCCTGCTACGACCGCTGGGCGATCCGAAGGGGTGGCTGGCCCCGGGCGCGACTCTCTCGCCGGCTCAGATCTGCGTCAGCGCGGCGAGGGCCGTGCGCACCACCCTGTGGGCCGCACAGCGGCTCGGCGAACTGGGCTTCCGCGTTCCGACGGTTTTCCCCGTCCGGGAGCAGTGGAGTGAGGAGGAGTGCAAGGTCATCGAGCAGTTGTGGTCGTGGTACGACACTCCGCCCTCGCCCGAGGAAGCCGCACACCTCTCGCTGGCGCAACTGGCGGCGGTGGCGTACACGACGGACCTGCCCCTGCGCTTCGTCACCGAGTTCCTCGGCGGAATCGGTTTCGCCCTGCCGCCGGACGCGACCGGACTGCCGGAACTGACCGATGACGACCGGGCGCTCCTGGCCCAGGAACCCCTCGTGGACCGGGAGGTGCCGCTGCGCTACGTCGCGGCGGCCGCTCGCCGCCTCGGCCAACCCGCGCGCGTCCTCGCGGACCGGCTCCGCGAGCTCGGGTACAACGTGCCGGAAGTGCCCGAGGACGACCTCCTGCCCTCCCGTGAGGACATCAAGTTCCTCGGCACGGGCGCCAATCTGGCGGACCCGGGGCGGCCTGTGTCCCTGCTGGGCGTCGCGGGGGCCGCGCGCAGGGCCGACATCGCCTTGGCCGACGCGGTCACTCGGCTCACGGCCCTCGGCTACTGCTTCGCCTTCGAGCCCGAGGTCCTGTCACCCCTCCGCGAGCAGGATGCTCAAGCCCTCTACTTCGGCCTGCAGGAAGCCCCCGAGGAGTTCGGTCCCGTGTCCGCGGACGTCGTCCGCGCAGCGGCTCAGCACACGGGCCGACGCCACGCCGAGGTCGCGGACTCCCTGACGGCCATGGGCTACGAAGTGACGCCACCCACGCCGGAGTGGAACCGGGAACGGCAACTGGAGGAGGTCCTGGTCTCCGCCCTCCGCAACCCGGTCGGCCGTCCTCTCATCCCGTACGACGGGTCGGTCTCCCTCGTCACTCTGGCGGTGACCGCCATGCGGGCCGGCACCTCCCTGCGTGAGGCCGCCGAGACGGCCACGGCGCTCGGTGTCCGCCACGAGGCCGAAACCTGGTTCACCCCCGCCCCGGAGGAATCTCCCGCCCCTTCGGCCGCCGCAACCCCGCCCCCGTCAGCAACCGCACCACCTCCCGGCTGCTGA
- a CDS encoding DUF4031 domain-containing protein — protein MTVYIDPPTWPGHGRLWSHLISDVSFDELHAFAEELGVPSRAFERDHYDIPAHRYADVVAAGAVEVSSREVVRLLTGAGLRRPKGREIPPGRG, from the coding sequence GTGACCGTCTACATCGACCCACCCACCTGGCCGGGCCACGGCCGCCTGTGGTCCCATCTGATCAGCGACGTCTCCTTCGATGAACTGCACGCGTTCGCCGAGGAGTTGGGAGTGCCCTCCCGGGCCTTCGAGCGCGACCACTACGACATCCCCGCGCACCGCTACGCGGACGTGGTCGCGGCGGGCGCGGTGGAGGTCAGCAGCCGGGAGGTGGTGCGGTTGCTGACGGGGGCGGGGTTGCGGCGGCCGAAGGGGCGGGAGATTCCTCCGGGGCGGGGGTGA
- a CDS encoding MurR/RpiR family transcriptional regulator, with amino-acid sequence MTRSMHRVAEAVANDPAGCAALTVTGLAELTGTSEATVVRTARLLGYPGYRDLRLALAGLAAQQQSGRAPAITTDIAVDDPLADVVAKLAYDEQQTLADTAAGLDTAQLGAAVAATASARRIDVYGVGASGLVAQDLTQKLLRIGLIAQAHSDPHLAVTNAVQLRSGDVAIAITHSGATGDVIEPLRVAFEHGATTVAITGRPDGAVAQYADHVLTTSTARESELRPAAMSSRTSQLLVVDCLFVGVAQRTYETAAPALAASYEALAHRHRR; translated from the coding sequence ATGACCCGCTCGATGCACCGCGTCGCCGAGGCCGTCGCGAACGACCCGGCGGGGTGCGCGGCGCTCACCGTCACGGGCCTCGCCGAACTGACCGGGACGAGCGAGGCGACGGTCGTGCGGACGGCCCGGCTGCTCGGCTACCCCGGCTACCGCGACCTGCGGCTCGCCCTCGCCGGGCTGGCCGCGCAGCAGCAGTCCGGGCGGGCCCCGGCGATCACCACGGACATCGCGGTGGACGATCCGCTCGCGGACGTGGTCGCCAAGCTCGCCTACGACGAGCAGCAGACCCTCGCGGACACGGCGGCCGGGCTGGACACCGCCCAGTTGGGGGCGGCGGTCGCCGCGACGGCCTCGGCACGGCGGATCGACGTGTACGGGGTGGGAGCCTCCGGTCTCGTCGCGCAGGACCTCACGCAGAAGCTGCTGCGGATAGGGCTGATAGCGCAGGCGCACAGTGATCCGCACCTGGCCGTGACGAACGCGGTGCAACTGCGGTCGGGGGACGTGGCGATCGCGATCACCCACTCGGGGGCGACCGGTGACGTCATCGAGCCGTTGCGGGTCGCGTTCGAGCACGGGGCCACCACGGTGGCCATCACCGGGCGGCCGGACGGCGCGGTGGCCCAGTACGCCGACCATGTGCTGACGACGTCCACCGCCCGGGAGAGCGAGCTGCGGCCCGCGGCGATGTCGTCACGGACCAGTCAGCTCCTCGTGGTGGACTGTCTGTTCGTGGGGGTGGCGCAACGCACGTACGAGACGGCGGCGCCCGCGCTGGCCGCGTCCTACGAGGCGCTGGCGCATCGGCACCGCCGGTAG
- the murQ gene encoding N-acetylmuramic acid 6-phosphate etherase has translation MTSTSNPRELQAQLETLTTEAFRPELADIDQLPTLDIARLMNGEDTSVPAAVSRRLPQIAAAIDAIAERMSRGGRLIYAGAGTAGRLGVLDASECPPTFNTDPAQVVGLIAGGPEALVTSVEGAEDSAELARADLDGLAVTPADSVVGVSASGRTPYAVGAVEHARALGALTVGLSCNADSALAAAADHGIEVVVGPELLTGSTRLKAGTAQKLVLNMLSTITMIRLGKTYGNLMVDVRASNEKLRARSRRIVALATGADEREVEEALAATDGEVKNAILTILADVDGPTAARLLAESGGHLRAALSGGPAPRE, from the coding sequence ATGACCTCGACCTCCAACCCCCGTGAACTGCAAGCTCAGTTGGAGACGCTCACCACCGAGGCCTTCCGGCCCGAGCTCGCCGACATCGATCAGTTGCCGACTCTCGACATCGCCCGGCTGATGAACGGCGAGGACACCTCCGTGCCCGCCGCGGTGTCCCGGCGGTTGCCGCAGATCGCCGCCGCCATCGACGCGATCGCCGAGCGCATGTCCCGGGGCGGCCGGCTGATCTACGCCGGTGCCGGCACCGCCGGACGCCTCGGCGTCCTGGACGCATCCGAGTGCCCGCCGACCTTCAACACGGACCCGGCGCAGGTCGTGGGCCTGATCGCCGGTGGCCCCGAAGCGCTGGTCACGTCAGTCGAGGGCGCGGAGGACTCCGCCGAACTGGCGCGGGCCGACCTGGACGGCCTCGCGGTGACGCCCGCGGACTCGGTGGTCGGGGTGTCCGCGTCCGGCCGTACCCCGTACGCCGTGGGCGCGGTCGAACACGCCCGCGCGCTCGGGGCGTTGACGGTCGGCCTGTCCTGCAACGCGGACAGCGCGCTGGCGGCCGCGGCCGACCACGGCATCGAGGTGGTCGTCGGCCCCGAACTGCTCACCGGCTCCACCCGCCTCAAGGCGGGCACCGCGCAGAAGCTCGTCCTCAACATGCTGTCGACGATCACGATGATCCGTCTCGGCAAGACCTACGGAAACCTGATGGTCGACGTCCGCGCCTCCAACGAGAAGCTGCGGGCCCGCTCCCGCCGTATCGTCGCCCTCGCCACCGGCGCCGATGAGCGGGAGGTCGAGGAGGCCCTGGCCGCCACGGACGGCGAGGTGAAGAACGCGATCCTGACGATCCTGGCCGACGTCGACGGGCCCACGGCGGCCCGGCTGCTGGCGGAGTCGGGGGGCCATCTGCGGGCCGCGCTCAGCGGCGGACCAGCACCGCGTGAGTGA
- a CDS encoding dihydrofolate reductase family protein, whose translation MPKVRVHNVTISLDGFMAGPNQRLDAPFGDGVGWGDELHRWFVAATEDLAAGKGGTDVEYFVRGDRNIGATIMGRNMFGPQRGPWEDESWQGWWGENPPYHHDVFVHTHHLRPSLEMAGGTTFHFTDEPPETVLRRAFDAADGKDVRIGGGAATIRQYLRAGLIDELHLVIAPMLIGRGERLLDDLGGGIDGYRVSELVGSPNVTHAVLVRR comes from the coding sequence ATGCCCAAGGTCCGGGTGCACAACGTGACGATCTCCCTCGACGGCTTCATGGCGGGGCCGAACCAGCGGCTGGACGCCCCGTTCGGCGACGGCGTCGGCTGGGGCGACGAACTGCACCGGTGGTTCGTCGCCGCGACGGAGGACCTGGCCGCCGGAAAGGGCGGGACCGACGTCGAGTACTTCGTCCGCGGCGACCGGAACATCGGCGCCACGATCATGGGACGGAACATGTTCGGCCCGCAGCGGGGGCCGTGGGAGGACGAGTCCTGGCAGGGCTGGTGGGGCGAGAACCCGCCGTACCACCACGACGTCTTCGTGCACACCCACCACCTGCGGCCGTCACTGGAGATGGCCGGTGGAACCACCTTCCACTTCACCGACGAGCCGCCGGAGACGGTCCTCCGGCGCGCCTTCGACGCCGCGGACGGCAAGGACGTCCGGATCGGCGGCGGCGCGGCGACCATCCGGCAGTACCTGCGTGCCGGGCTGATCGACGAGCTCCACCTGGTGATCGCGCCGATGCTCATCGGGCGCGGCGAGCGGCTGCTCGACGACCTGGGCGGGGGCATCGACGGCTACCGGGTGTCCGAGCTGGTCGGCTCACCGAACGTCACTCACGCGGTGCTGGTCCGCCGCTGA
- a CDS encoding class I SAM-dependent methyltransferase, whose protein sequence is MPLLDALARFNDAHPWSHNAHFHRWILRQLPVRFDRALDVGCGSGDLARLLATRAREVQGIDSDERIIGEARASTDPGLPVVFSVADALSYDEGGRFDVITCVAVLHHLPLTETLVRFRQRLAPGGTLVIVGLTREDTRVQTLLGLVSVPLNLITGWIKNRGRKAPRPVAMTAPTRPADVPYTEFVREARRVLPGVRLRRRLFWRQTLVWKKVRADVDPGTLGSTQG, encoded by the coding sequence ATGCCTCTCCTGGACGCCCTCGCCCGCTTCAACGACGCCCATCCGTGGAGCCACAACGCCCACTTCCACCGGTGGATCCTGCGCCAGTTGCCCGTCCGTTTTGATCGCGCCCTGGACGTCGGCTGCGGTTCCGGCGACCTGGCACGGTTGCTGGCCACGCGGGCGAGGGAGGTGCAGGGCATCGACAGCGACGAACGGATCATCGGCGAGGCACGGGCGTCCACCGACCCCGGGCTCCCCGTCGTCTTCTCCGTCGCGGACGCCCTGTCGTACGACGAGGGCGGCCGCTTCGACGTCATCACCTGTGTCGCCGTACTCCACCACCTGCCCCTGACCGAGACCCTCGTCCGGTTCAGGCAGCGGCTGGCCCCCGGCGGCACCCTGGTGATCGTCGGCCTGACCCGGGAGGACACCCGCGTCCAGACCCTCCTGGGCCTGGTGTCCGTCCCGCTCAACCTGATCACCGGCTGGATCAAGAACCGAGGGCGGAAGGCACCACGCCCCGTCGCGATGACCGCCCCCACCCGCCCCGCCGACGTCCCCTACACCGAGTTCGTCCGCGAGGCCCGCCGCGTCCTCCCCGGCGTCCGGCTGAGGCGGCGGCTCTTCTGGCGTCAGACCCTCGTCTGGAAAAAGGTGCGCGCGGATGTCGATCCAGGCACGCTCGGATCGACGCAGGGGTGA